ACTGGCGTCGCATTTCGACGCCGTATTCAGCATTCAGCGCGGCAAATTCCACGACGAGCTTAAAGCCGTCGGCGCCAAACATGTCCATTATCTGCCCTGCGCGGCCAATCCAGCGGTGCATTATCCGCTGAATCTCAGCGAGGCCGATCAACAGCGCTTCGGTTCGGACGTGAGCTTCGTCGGTGCGGGCTATGCCAATCGTCAAACGCTCTTCGCACAACTGGCGCTCAAGAACTTCAAGATCTGGGGCGCGGATTGGCCGGCTCAGTCTCCTGCATCGGTGTATGTGCAAGAAGAAGCGCGTCGTGTGACTCCCGAAGAGACGGCGGCCATCTATGCGGCAACCAAGGTGAATCTTAATCTGCACAGCTCGCCGCACCATGCGGGCGTGAATCCATTCGGCGACTATGTCAACCCCCGCACCTTCGAAATCGCCGCGTGCGGCGGATTCCAACTGGTGGATTCCCGTTCGGAGCTTGCGGAACTGTTCGAAGCCGGTAAAGAGATTGCGGTGTTCAAGGACGCCGCGGAAATCCCTGAGCTGGTGAATCACTACCTTGCCAACCCCGATCAGCGGGAGCAGATGGCAGCGTGCGCGCGCGAACGCGTGCTAAAGGAACATACCTACACCCATCGGCTGTCCGGTGCGCTGTCCTTCCTTGAATCACGCTTCCGCAAGCTTGCCGAGCGCAAGCGCGGCCCAAACTATGTATCCTCTCTTAAGCAGGCCGCCGGAGATGATGAAGAGTTACTGGCCTTCCTGTCGGCGTTTTCCGATGAGGAGGAGATCGATCTGGACAAAATCGTCTCGCGGATTGAAGTAGGCAAAGGCGAACTGACACGCACAGAAGGCATCTTCCTGCTCATGAAAGAATTTCGCGATTGGGGCCGCGAGAAAGGTGTGATCCAGTGAGCGCGCGCCATATTGCAGTGGTGAACTTCACGCGCATGGGCGACCTAATTCAGAGTGGACCGCTACTGCGATCCCTCGTGTCCGCGAACCCAGGGTGCCGGTTGACCCTCGTGGTCTTCGACAAGTTCCGCGATGCCGCAACGCGACTGCCCATGGTAGATGACGTGATCGGCTTCGACGTCGACAGTCTTTCTGCGCGGCTTGACGCGCGGCGCGGCGATCTTCCCACGGCCTATGGTTACATCCGCTCGTTCCTCCGGCATCCGCTGCTGCAGAAGGTCGATGATCTCTACAACCTGTCGCACACACCGCTTTCGGCCACGCTCTGCCGCCTGATGCGGCCGGCGAACACGTTTGGAATGCAATGCACACCCTCCGGCCGGACCACGGTCCGCGGAGAATGGTTCAATTACCTGTTGAGCGTTATGTCTAACCGCCGTCTGAATCCGTTCAATCTATCCGAAATCTACCTGCGAATGAACGGGCAGGGCGGCGATCATTCCGGTTTGGAATTCACCATAACCGAAGATGACCGCTCTGCCGCTCGCGCGCTGCTTGAAGCGGCGGGCATCGGCATGAATGAGCGCTATGTCGTCCTGCAACCGGGCGCCAGCAGCGCCTCGCGGCAATGGCCGGCGGCAAGTTTCGCCGATCTGGCACGCAGGCTGGCAAATGCGAAGTATCGCGCGGTCATAACCGGATCCGTTTCCGAGGAAACGCTCGCCGCACAGATTGCCGCCAACTCGGCGCAGAATGCGGTTTCGCTGGCCGGAAAGACGAATGTCGGGACATTGACTGCCGTGCTCGAAGGGGCCGAGCGCGTCATCAGCAATGACACGGGCACGATTCACCTATCCGCGGCTGTGCAGACTCCCGCCATTGGCATTTACCTCGGTCCAGCCTCGGCGAAAGATACGGCTCCCTACGGGGACGGCCACATCATTCTTGAAGCGGACGAGCCCTGCGCACCGTGCGACTATCAGCATCATTGCCGTGATTATGCGTGTCACCGTGCCATTTCGCCGGAAACAGTGTTCGCACTGATCGTCAATGCCGGAACGAGTCTGCCGCAAGTGAAGGGCGCCCGCGTGCACCGCACGTCGCTTACCGCTAACGGCACCTTCCGCCTGGCCCGACTGAATCAGCCTGAAACCGGCCATGATGATGCGCTGCTGGCCTTGTACCGGACGCTCTGG
The sequence above is a segment of the bacterium genome. Coding sequences within it:
- a CDS encoding glycosyltransferase family 9 protein, giving the protein MSARHIAVVNFTRMGDLIQSGPLLRSLVSANPGCRLTLVVFDKFRDAATRLPMVDDVIGFDVDSLSARLDARRGDLPTAYGYIRSFLRHPLLQKVDDLYNLSHTPLSATLCRLMRPANTFGMQCTPSGRTTVRGEWFNYLLSVMSNRRLNPFNLSEIYLRMNGQGGDHSGLEFTITEDDRSAARALLEAAGIGMNERYVVLQPGASSASRQWPAASFADLARRLANAKYRAVITGSVSEETLAAQIAANSAQNAVSLAGKTNVGTLTAVLEGAERVISNDTGTIHLSAAVQTPAIGIYLGPASAKDTAPYGDGHIILEADEPCAPCDYQHHCRDYACHRAISPETVFALIVNAGTSLPQVKGARVHRTSLTANGTFRLARLNQPETGHDDALLALYRTLWDALLDGPSPEHDVLLAECSEGLDDLRSILAQAQQSSDAIRREALKPDSDRDRLTALLKGQSVWHNALCEIIASHPDLSPLPRFLLVRASALHADTLKGYLEDLRITMRLFRRGVEILESVCKLSQPSRSSYAVAE